In a genomic window of Melitaea cinxia chromosome 27, ilMelCinx1.1, whole genome shotgun sequence:
- the LOC123667278 gene encoding uncharacterized protein LOC123667278, which translates to MPRQINTDSTPVRDLRTSTYQTESSGYINLRRGASCAQSPDDNKIEGSLSPLTVRQIFAEEFSKIKHELTSTFMDRLSSELKELREEFCSLKDSVTFINNKYDEISIKLNKLESNIKQLSSVNLEVQSTRSEVEKLKVACDIRDQWDRRSNIEIFGIPEKKGENLITLLRDITEKASFHLDPSKDIDFVTRVSSKNKDKSMTKPIIARFISRYRKDDCLAQLRKLKITAMDLGFASGKVPIHFNDHLTSNNKALLKRAKSIAKEKHYKYVWVRNCSIMARHTDTSHIIHINNEKDLNKL; encoded by the coding sequence ATGCCGAGGCAAATTAATACTGATAGCACACCGGTGAGGGACCTGCGTACTTCTACTTATCAGACTGAGTCGAGTGGGTATATCAATCTCCGTAGAGGTGCTTCTTGCGCTCAATCTCCAGACGATAATAAAATAGAGGGTTCCTTGTCTCCCCTAACCGTTAGACAGATATTTGCTGAAgagttttcaaaaattaaacatgaACTAACCTCAACTTTTATGGATAGACTGTCTTCTGAATTAAAAGAGTTAAGAGAGGAGTTTTGCAGTTTGAAAGACTCCGTAACCTTCATTAACAACAAATACGATGAAATCAGTATAAAGCTTAACAAACTCGAATCTAATATTAAACAATTGTCATCGGTTAATTTAGAGGTACAATCGACTAGGTCTGAGGTTGAGAAATTGAAGGTTGCATGCGACATTCGAGATCAATGGGACAGACGGTCCAACATTGAAATATTTGGTATTCCGGAGAAAAAAGGTGAAAATCTGATAACACTGTTGAGGGATATTACGGAAAAGGCTTCTTTTCACTTGGATCCCTCTAAAGATATAGACTTTGTTACTAGAGTATCATCTAAGAATAAAGACAAAAGTATGACGAAACCAATAATTGCACGCTTCATAAGTAGATATAGAAAAGACGATTGTCTAGCACAATTGCGAAAGCTAAAGATTACAGCAATGGATTTAGGTTTTGCATCCGGAAAAGTACCTATTCATTTCAATGATCACCTTACTAGTAACAACAAGGCTCTTTTGAAGCGTGCTAAATCTATTGCCAAAGAAAAACATTATAAGTATGTATGGGTTCGGAATTGTTCTATAATGGCTAGACATACGGATACCAGTCATATTATTCATATCAATAACGAAAAAGATTTAAACAAgctttaa